One window of the Phoenix dactylifera cultivar Barhee BC4 unplaced genomic scaffold, palm_55x_up_171113_PBpolish2nd_filt_p 000475F, whole genome shotgun sequence genome contains the following:
- the LOC103695468 gene encoding protein LURP-one-related 5-like: MEGEGEGEGEGGGAVAVGAVVGEQYCSEEERELTVRKTSLFFPGDGFAAYDPQTGEMVFRVDTYGRGPALADQLVLMDTPGASILTFRRKWPSLHQRWEGFLGERSEGQEPLFTVRRSSIFGGDRGDVAVEVHGVGGTYRIEGSFAQRCCRVLHEGRGGGGERGGVEVVVAEIKRKVDACAHVVLGRDVFRLCLRPRFDAAFAMGLVLVLDQICRDDEEDDISPADRDDIQGADSHADGDAHHS, from the exons ATggaaggggaaggggaaggggaaggggaagggggaggAGCGGTGGCTGTGGGGGCGGTGGTGGGAGAGCAGTATTGCAGCGAAGAGGAGCGGGAGCTGACGGTGCGGAAGACGTCCCTCTTCTTTCCGGGGGACGGGTTCGCCGCCTACGACCCCCAGACAGGGGAGATGGTATTCCGTGTAGACACATACGGCCGGGGACCCGCCCTTGCCGACCAGCTCGTCCTCATGGATACCCCCGGCGCCTCCATCCTTACCTTCCGACGCAAG TGGCCGAGCCTGCACCAGCGGTGGGAGGGCTTCCTGGGTGAGCGGAGTGAGGGGCAGGAACCGCTGTTCACCGTGAGGAGGTCATCCATCTTCGGCGGCGACCGAGGCGATGTGGCGGTAGAGGTGCACGGCGTTGGCGGGACGTACCGGATCGAGGGTTCCTTCGCCCAGCGCTGTTGCCGGGTGCTGCACGAGGGCCGCggcggagggggagagagaggaggggtggaggtggtggtggcggaGATCAAGCGCAAAGTGGATGCGTGCGCCCACGTGGTGCTGGGAAGGGACGTGTTTCGCCTCTGCCTGCGGCCCCGTTTCGACGCGGCCTTCGCGATGGGCCTCGTCCTCGTCCTCGACCAGATCTGCCGCGACGACGAGGAAGACGACATCTCCCCTGCCGACCGCGACGATATCCAGGGCGCCGACAGCCACGCCGACGGGGATGCCCACCACTCATAA